Within Conexibacter woesei DSM 14684, the genomic segment GCTCGGTGGCGTGCCGACGCGCGTCGCCGCCGGCTTCACGAGCGGCTCGCGCGACGGCGCGCGCGACGAGTGGGTCGTGCGCGACTACGACGCCCACGCGTGGGTCGAGGTCTGGTTCCCGCGGATCGGCTGGGTCAGATTCGACCCGACCCCGTCGACCGCGCCCGCGCTCTCCGGCCAGGCGCCGGAGACGCCCGCGCCGAGAAGCGCGGTCGCGCCGTCGCTGCCGAGAGCGCCGCGGAGAGACAGCGGCGTCGCGCCGAGAGCGGCGGCGCCGGCGCAGCGCGAGGACGGTTCGTCGCTGCCGCTCGCGCTGCTGGCGCTCGGCGGCGCGATCGTGCTGGGCGGCGGCGGCCTGCTGCTGCGGCGGGCGCTGCGACCGCCGGTCGGCGCCGACGCGCTGCTCGCCGAGCTGCGGCGGGCATTGCGGCGCACCGGGCGGCCGCCGTCGCCGCGCACGACGCTGGCGGAGCTGGAGCAGCGCTTCCACGACTCGCCGGACGCGGCCGCCTACCTGCGCGCGATCCGGCTGGCGCGCTTCGGCGGCGAGGAGCCGGAGGTCACCGCGCGCCAGCGGCGGGCGCTGCGCAACGAGCTGGCGCGCGGCCTCGGCCTCGGCGGCCGTCTGCGCGCCCTCTTCGCGCTGCCGCCGCGCTCCGGCCGCTGAGCCGGCGGGGCCAGCCGATGGCACGCCTACACTGAACCGATGGCCGACGTCCACCAGCTCTACGTGCGCGGGACCGCGCTGCTCGAGGCGGGCGACTTCCACCAGGCCGCCGTGCCGCTGCGCCAGGCGCGCGACCAGGCGCCGGACAAGTCCTCGGTGCGCGAGGCGCTCGGTCGGGCGCTGTTCCACGCGCAGCAGTACGAGGAGGCAGCCGCCGAGTTCGCCGCCGTCGTCGAGCACGCGCCGACGAACGACTACGCGCTCTTCTGCCTCGGCCGTTCGCTGCAGCAGCTCGGCCGCCACGCCGACTCGCTGCCGCCGCTCGCGCAGGCCGCCGGTCTGCGTCCTGACAGGCGCGACTACCGCACGTATCGCGACCGCGCCCGCGCCGCCTGCAGTCGCTGATCAGCTCGCGTCCAGCAGCCGCCGGACGAACGCGTCCGGCGCCGCCAGAAAGGCGCGCGTGAGCTGCACCGGCGCCGCGTCGTCGTAGGCGACCTGCTCGATGCCGTCGGCCGACAGCTCGTAGATCGTCGCGCCCGGGTAGGCGAGCAGCACGGGGGAGTGGGTCGCGACGACGAACTGCGCGCCGTCGCTCACCAGCTCGTGCATCCGCCGCAGCAGCGTGAGGCAGTTCTGCGCCGACAGCGCTGCCTCCGGCTCGTCGAGCAGGTAGAGGCCGTCGGGCCCGAAGCGGTTGAGCACGACGGCGAGGAACGACTCGCCGTGCGACTGGTCGTGCAGGGAGCGGCCGCCGTAGGCGTCGAGCGCGCCGCTCCCAAACGGCTCTGCGCGCATGCCTTCCAGGTACGTCGCGGCGTTGAAGAGGCTCTCCGCGCGCAGGAAGAAGTCGGTCCGCGGCCGGCGGATCCCGCGCGCGAGCCGCAGCGCGTCGCCGAGGCCGCCCTCCTGCTCGCGCGTGGAGAAGGCGAAGTTCGACGAGCCGCCCTCGACGTTCATGCCGGCGGCGCCGGCGAGCGCCTCGATCAGCGTCGACTTGCCGCTGCCGTTCTCGCCGACGAGGAACGTCACGGCAGGATCGAGCGCGAGCGTCTCGGCGGCCAGCGCCTCGACGACCGGCAGCGTCCACGGATGCCCGCTCCGCTCCGGCTCGCCGTCGCCCGGCGGCCGCAGCGAGACCGAGTGCAGGAAGGCGGTGTTCACTCCGGCGCGGGCCCGGCGGCCTGACGCGCCTGCGTCGCGCTCAGCACCAGCAGGCCGAGGAAGCGGTCGAGCTGGACGGGGTCGACGGCGACGAGCTGCATGTCGCCCTGGATCCAGACCTCGCCGTCGTTGGTGTGCGAGAAGCGCACGTACGGGATCTGGCGGTTCCAGCGCAGGAGGTCGTGCGGGTCGATCCGGTCGGGGCCGATCACGTGCGCCTGGGCGCGCAGCATCCCGTCGCGGATCGCGACGCCGACGTCCAGCGGCCAGCCGGCCGCGTCGACCGTCACGCCCCACTCGGCGAAGGCCAGCTGACGCGTCTCGCCGTCGAGCTCGGCGATGAACGTGTCGACGATCGTGCGGGGGTCGGCAGTCATCGAGGCCGACACGATACGCATCGCGCGCAAAGGCATGTGCAATGCAGCGGATTCGCGACTCCTCAGACGCGTCGGTGCTAACCTGGGCGCACAGCTTTCTGCGCCGGGGCATCCCCGGCGGCCGTTCCGAAAGTGGGCGCTCGCCCACTTTTTTTTATGAGGAGGTGAACACGCGGTGAGCAGAATCCAAGAGCAGATCGAGACGACGCTGAGCAAGACGGAGCCTGAGGTCGAGGTCCTTCTCGCCGAGGTCCTCGGCGGGACCACCGTGCGCCTGTTCATCGATCATCCGGACGGCGTCTCGCTCGAGCTCTGCGAGCGCGTCACGCACCATCTCGCCGGCATACGCGAGCGCTACGGGCTCGAGGTCTCCTCGCCCGGCAGCGAGCGTCCGCTGACCAAGCCGGCCCACTTCCGTCGCTACCTCGGCCAGCGCGCACGCGTCCGCACCCGCGGCGCGCACGGCGGCCAGGGCTCGTTCACCGGCGAGCTCGTCGGCGCGAACGAGTCTGAGGTCACGATCGCCGCCGAAACAGGCGTCGTGGCGATTCCCTACACCGAGATCAAACGGTCCAACCTCGTCCCAGGAGAGTAAGCAGCATGTCGAAAGAGATCCTGGATGCCGTCCGTGGCCTCGCGGCCGAGAAGAACATCTCGAGCGAGAAGCTCATGGTGGCCCTCGAGGACGCCCTCCTGTCCGCGTACAAGAAGCAGCCCGGCGCGGCGCCCTACGCACAGGTCGAGATGGACCGTGAGCTCGGCGACTTCACAGTCTGGGAGCTGAAGATCCCCGAGGACCTCGAGGATCAGCTGATCACCGAGCAGGAAGAGATCATCGCGGCCGAGTTCTCGGGCGTCGACCCGGAGACGGGCGAGGCGCGCGAGCTGCCCGAGCCCGAGCTCGACTTCGAGAAGCTCGCCGAGTACGAGGACCAGATCGAGCGCGTCGACGTGACGCCCGAGGACTTCGGCCGGATCGCCGCGCAGACGGCGAAGCAGGTCATCCTCCAGCGCATCCGCGAAGCCGAGCGGGACATGATGTTCGAGGAGTACCGCGACCGCGTCGGTGAGCTGATCACCGGCATCGTCCAGCAGTCCGACTCCCGCTACACCCTCGTGCAGCTGCGCGAGCGTGTCGAGGCGCTGCTGCCGAAGTCCGAGCAGGTCGACGGCGAGCGCTACGACCACTCGCAGCGGATCAAGGCCGTGATCAAGGACGTCTCCGCCTCGACCAAGGGGCCGAGCATCATCGTCTCCCGCCGCGATCCGGAGCTGATCAAGGCGCTGTTCGAGCTCGAGGTGCCCGAGATCGCCGACGGCCTGGTGGAGATCACCAACGTCGCCCGCGAGCCCGGCTACCGCTCGAAGATCGCCGTCGTCTCGCACGCCGACGGCGTCGACCCGGTCGGCGCCTGCGTCGGCCCGCGCGGCTCGCGCGTGCGGATGGTCGTCTCCGAGCTGCGCGGCGAGAAGATCGACATCATCCCGTACAACGACGAGCCCGCCCGCTTCGTCGCGAAGGCGCTCTCGCCGGCCCGCGTGCGCGAGGTGCTCGTCGACGACGACGGCAAGCAGGCGACGGTGATCGTCCCCGACGATCAGCTGTCGCTCGCGATCGGCCGCGAGGGCCAGAACGCCCGCCTCGCCGCCCGCCTGACCGGCTGGCGGATCGACATCCGCTCCGAGACCGAGTTCGCCTCCGAGGAGGCCGAGGGCGGCTACGAGGAGGAAGAGGTCCAGGGCGGCCGCTGCGCGGCGATCACCCTCAACGGCCGTCGCTGCCCGAACGCGGCGCTGCCGGGCTCGCGCTACTGCGGCCTGGAGACCCACCAGGCGCTCTCCGAGATCGACAGCGACGAGGTCGCCGCGCTCTCCGGCGGCGGCACCGCGGTCGCCGACGACGAGAGCGAGCTGGAGGCCGAGGAGGGCATCGAGGCCGAGGACGGCGTCGAGGTCGAGGTCGAGGAGTTCGACGAGACCGAGGCCGCGTCCGAGGAGGACGTCGAGGCGGAGGCGGACGTCGCGCCGGAAGGCGAGGCGGATGCCGAGCCGGAGCAGGAGGCCGGCGAGGAGGCGGCGGGCGGGGAGCCCGCGGAGGAGACCGCCTCATAACGCGCAGCGAGACGAGCACCGCCGCGGGCAAGCCCCGCGGTCGGCGCTGTGTCGGCTGCGGCCGCACGGCGCCGAGAGGCTCGCTCCAGCGCTGGGTCGCGATCGACGGGGTGGTCGTCGCCGATCCAGAGGGCCGGCTCCCAGGACGAGGGGCCTACACCTGCCGCGCACAGGACTGCTTCGAGCGGGCGCGCACGCGCGGCGGCTTCAACCGCGCCTTCCGACGAGCGGTGCAGGCGCCTCCAACGGCGGCCGCACAGCTCGATTCCTCAGAGAACGTACACTTGGATACTGCATGAGCAAGAAGCGCGTCAGCGACATCGCCAAAGAGCATGGAATCTCCGCCAATCATCTGATTGCGACGTTGAGATCTGCCGGCATCAACGCGCCGACGCCCTCGGCGGCGGTCGACGAGACCGCCGCACAGAGAGTCATCGGCGAGACCGGCATCAGCAGAAAGAAGCAGAGACCGGTCAGAAGAGCCGGCACCTACCGCGACAGAACCGTTCCGGAGAGACCGAGAGCGAGAGTCAGAATCGTCCACCGCTCCAGACCGGCCCCGGCTCCGCCTGCCCAACAGCGCGCGGGCGACGGCGGCCAGCGTCAGGGCGGCGGTCAGCGGCAGGGCGGCCCCGGCGGCCCGCGCGGCCAGCGGCCCGGCGGTCCCGGCGGCCCGCGCGGCGGCGGACCCGGCGGCAACGGCGGCCCGCAGCGCTCCGCCAACGGCGGCGGTCAGGCGCGCGGCAGCGGTCCGGGCGGTCCTCCGGCCGGCGGTGACGCGCAGAGACAGCGTCCCACGCGCGACTCGCTGCCCGGCAGCGGCGCGGGCGCCAGCGGCGGCGGTCGCCGTCGCGTCGTGATCGACTCGCAGGCTTCCCGGCGCACCCCGGGCGGCGGCCCGCAGCAGCAGCCGCCGCGCCGTCAGCGCCGTGGCCGGCGCCGTCGCGGCACGTACGAAGAGCCGGCTCCGCTCGAGACGAGAATCTCGACCGGTCCCGAGCACGTCAGAATTGCCTCCGGCTCGACCGTCAAGGACGTCGCCGAGTACCTCGACATCCCGGTCCCCGAGATCATCAAGAAGCTGATGCAGCTCGGTGAGATGGCGACGCTCACGCAGACGCTGTCCGACGAGGCGATCGAGATGCTCGCGAGCGAGTTCGACCGCACCGCGGAGGTCGTCCACGCGGCCGACGACGTCGACGCCGATCCGGTCTACGACGACTCCGACGAGGAGCTGGTGGAGCGTGCGCCGGTCGTCACGATCATGGGCCACGTCGACCACGGCAAGACGTCGCTGCTCGACGCGATCCGCGACACCGAGGTGACCGCGGGCGAGGCCGGCGGCATCACCCAGCACATCGGCGCCTACCAGGTGCACCACGACGACAGAACGGTCACGTTCCTCGACACCCCGGGCCACGAGGCGTTCACCGCCATGCGCGCCCGCGGTGCGAAGGTCACCGATATCGCGGTGATCGTCGTCGCCGCCGACGACGGCGTGAAGCCGCAGACGCAGGAGGCGGTCGACCACGCGAAGGCCGCGAAGGTGCCGATCCTCGTCGCCGTCAACAAGATCGACAAGGAGGGCGCGCAGCCCGACCGCGTCCGCACCGAGATGACGAGACTCGGCCTGCAGCCCGTCGAGTGGGGCGGCGAGACCGAGTTCGTCGACGTCTCCGCGAAGACGAAGAGAGGGCTCGACAACCTGCTCGACACGATCCTCGTGATGTCCGAGGTCGAGGAGCTGCGCGCGAACCCCGGGGCCGAGGCCTCCGGCGTGATCGTCGAGTCGAAGCTCGATCCGGGCCGCGGCGCGGTCGCGACCGTGCTGATCCAGCGCGGCACGCTGCACGTCGGCGACGCGCTGTTCGCCGGGCCTCACTGGGGCAAGGTGCGCGCGATGAACGACTTCCTCGGTCAGCGCGTCAAGAGAGCGCTGCCGGGCGAGCCGGTCGAGATCCTCGGCTTCGACACCGTCCCGGAGGCGGGCGAGTCCGTGCGCGTCGTCGAGAATGACCGCAAGGCGCGCCAGCTGGCTGGGGAGCGGGCGAACCGGCTCAAGACCGAGGCGCGCGCGCGCCGCTCCGGCAAGCGCATCTCGCTCGAGGACATCTTCAAGAGCGACCTGCAGGAGCTGAACCTCGTCCTGAAGGCGGACGTGGCCGGCTCGCTGGAGGCGATCGAGGACGAGATCGCGAAGCTGCCGCAGGACGAGATCTCCGTCAACGTCGTGCACCGCGGTGTCGGCGGCGTGAACGAGTCCGACGTGATGCTCGGTGCGGCCTCTGACGGCGTCGTGCTCGCGTTCAACGTCCGGCCGATCGGCGACGCAGCGCGCGTCGCCGACCGCGAGGGCGTCGAGATCCGCTCCTACTCGGTCATCTACCGCGCGATCGAGGAGCTGCGCGCGGCGATGGAGGGCATGCTCGAGCCCGAGGAGGTCGAGGACCAGATCGCGACGATCGAGGTCCGCGCGATCTTCCGCGCTTCGAGAATCGGCGTCATCGCCGGTTCCTACGTCACCGACGGCAGAGTCACGCGCGGCGCCAGAGTGCGGCTCGTGCGCGACGGCACGGTCGTCTACGACGGCGAGATCGCGTCGCTCAAGCGCTTCAACGAGGACGTCAGAGAGGTCGCGGCCGGCTTCGAGTGCGGCATCGTGCTGAGAGACTTCGCCGACGTCAAGGAAGGCGACGTGCTCGAGGCGTACACGACGCGCAAGGTCGAGCGCGAGCTGGCATGAGATGGCCGGCGGCTTCGTCGCCGTGCTGGTGATCGACGCGCACTTCCCCGACGCGGGAAGCCTGAAGGGCAAGCGCAAGGAGCTGTCGTCGCTGAAGGCGCAGCTCCACCAGCGCCTCGGCTGCGCGGTGGCGGAGACCGGCCATCAGGACCTCTGGCAGCGAGCTGAGCTGACGGTCGCGCTGACCAGCGGCTCGCTGCCGGCGCTCGACGCCGCTGCCGACAGGGTGCAGCGGTGGCTGGACGAGCGGATGCCGCAGGGCGTCCGCGTCGACCGCCACGTCGTCTCGATCGAAGATCTGTGGAGCATTGACCAGTGAAGAAGCGATTTAGCGCAGATTCGGAGCGGCGGATAGGATGAGCGGCAGCCGTATGCGTCGTGTCGACGAGGCCGTCCGTGCCGTGCTCAGCGACGCGATCACGCAGGACCTCAAGGATCCGCGCGTCGGATTCGTCACCGTGACCGCCGTGAGAACAAGCTCAGACCTCCGCCACGCCCGCGTCTACGTCAGCGTCCTCGGCGACGAGGAGACCCGCGCGGAATGCCTCGCGGGGCTGCGCTCGGCGACCGGCTACCTGCAGCGGCTCGTCGCGCGCGAGGTGCGGATGAAGTACACGCCCGAGATCGTCTTCGCCTACGACGACTCGATCGACAGAGGCATGCGGATCACCGAGATCTTGAGAGACGCGCCCGCGCCGGCCCGTGAGGACGGCGGCGACCGCGAGGCGGACGCGTGACCGGGACCGGCACGAACGGGAAGCGCGCGACGCGCTCCCAGGTGCTCGACGAGATCCGCGGGGCCGAGAAGTTCCTGCTCGGCACGCACGAGCACCCGGACGGCGACGCGCTCGGCTCGCTCGTCGCGATGCACCAGATCCTCGTCTCGGCCGGCAAGGACTCGATCATGTTCATGGACGCGGACGAGTTCCCGCTGCCGTACGAGTACCGCTTCTTCTCGCTCGACGGCCTCGTCAGCGTCCCGCCGCCGGACATCGAGCAGCGCACGATCGTCCTGCTCGACTGCGGCAACATCGACCGCAACCCGGCCGACGCCCTGAAGTTCGAGGGCGCGCACATCCTCAACGTCGACCACCACCATGACAACACGCACTTCGGGACGGTCAACCACGTCGTGCCGGAGGCGTCGTGCACGGCCGAGATCGTGTGGGACCTGATGCGCGGCCTCGGCGTCCAGCCGACGACGTCGATCGCCGAGGCGCTGTACGTCGGCCTCGTCACCGACACCGGCAAGTTCATGTACGAGAACACCGGCACGCGCGCCCACGTGATGGCGGCCGAGCTGATCGACGCCGGCGTCGACGTCCACGACATCTACCGCCGGATATACGAGGGCATCCCGTACGGCAAGCTGGCGCTGCTCGCGCGCGGCCTCTCCAACGTCGAGCGCTACGACGGCGGCCGCCTCACGCTCACGCGCCTGACCGCCGAGGACTACCGCGAGACGGGCGCGGAGGAGAACTACTCCGAGGGCGTCATCGACCACCTCCGCTCGGTCGAGGGGACGGCGGTCGCCGCGATGGTGCGCGACCGCCTCGGGCCCGGTCAGGAAGGGCTCAGAAAGGTCTCGCTGCGCGCCAGCGACGACCGCGTCGACGTCTCCGCGATCGCCCGCGCCCAAGGCGGCGGCGGCCACCGCCAGGCGGCCGGCTTCTCGACCGCGCTGTCGTGGGACGAGCTGGTCGGGTTTCTGCGCGACCAGGTCGAGCAGCAGCTCTAGGCGCCCGTGAGCGGCCCCTCCGGACCGCTGACGCCGGCCGACGGCGTCATCTTGTACGACAAGCCACGCGACGTCACCTCGCACGACATCGTCTACCGCGTGCGGCGCGCGCTTCCGCGCAAGACGAGAGTCGGCCACGCCGGCACGCTCGACCCGTTCGCGACCGGCCTGCTGCTCGTGCTCGTCGGCCGCGGCACGCGCGCGCAGCGGTTCCTGATGGCGCTGGAGAAGTCCTACGAGACGATCGCCCGCTTCGGCGCCGTCTCGACGACGGGCGACAGCGAGGGCGAGATCTCCGAGACGGGCGTCGTGCCCGACGGCGACCTCGTGCTGCCGACCGGGCTCGTGCGCCAGCGGCCGCCGGCCTACTCGGCGCTGAGAGTCGACGGCGAGCGCGCCTACGCCCGCGCACGCCGCGGCGAGGACGTCGAGCTGCCCGAGCGCGAGGTGGCTGTGCACGCGTTCGAGGAGCGCTGGCGCGACGGCGCCCGCCGCGCGTTCGGGATCCGCTGCTCGTCGGGCACCTACGTCCGCAGCCTCGTCGCCGACCTCGGCGACGCCTACTGCGAGGAGCTGCGGCGCACGGCGATCGGCCCGTTCGACGTCGCCGACGCCGATCCCGAGCGGATCGTCCCGCTCGGCGACGCGCTCGCGTTCCTGCCGCAACGCCGGCTGGGGGAGGAGGAGGCGCGTCGCGCCGGGCACGGCGTCGCGGTCGCCGACCCCGAGCCGCCCGGGCCTCCCGATCCGCCCGATCCGTCCAGCCGCGAGCCGGCGCCGCCGGCGCCGTACGTCCGCCTGACCGACGCCGCGGGCCTGATCGCGATCGCCGAGCCGCGTCGCGGCGATGACGGCGCGCCGCTGCTGAAGCCGGTCGTCGGCTTCCGCGGCTGACTGGCTTTCACGCGGTTCCCAGGCGGCTCCCAGCTTCGCGCGCGAGAATCGCGACTCCGGTGCAGGCGAACGAAGGGGCCGCGAGCCATGGACGAACGACGGAAGGTCGGACGGCGCGAGGCGCTCGTCCTGCTCGGTGGCGGCGGGGTCGCGGCGGCGTTCGGCCTCTCGCGGCTGGGCGGCGGCGACGGCGCCGACCCCGTTACGACGGCGAGCGCGACGACCGGGGCGACGACGGGCGTGCTGAGCGAGGACGAGGCGCTGGCGGAGGCCGCGGCCGCGACGTGCGTGCTGACGCCAGAGCTGACGGAGGGGCCGTTCTGGGTCCCGAGCACCCCGCAGCGGCGCGACGTGACGGCCGGCCAGCGCGGCGCCGCGCTGCGGCTGCGCCTGCGCGTGCAGGACGCCGCGACGTGCAGACCGCTGCCGCGCGCGGACGTCGAGATCTGGCACGCGAACGCCGCCGGCGCCTACTCGGGCGTCGACGGCGACACGCGCGTCTGGCTGCGCGGCCACCAGGTCGCCGACAGGGGCGGGATCGTCGTCTTCGACACGATCTACCCCGGCTGGTACACGGGCCGCACGCCGCACGTCCACGTCAAGGTCCACGTCGGCGGCCGCGAGGTCCACACCGGCCAGCTGTTCTTCCCCGACCGCGTCAGCCGGCTCGTCTACGCGAGAGGCGTCTATGCGCCGCGCGGCGGCGCCGACACGACCAACCCCGACGACGGGATCTACCTCCAGGCGGGCGGATCGCGCGCCGTGCTCGCGCTGCGCACGATCGGCGGGAGCGGCTGGCTCGGGCGCGCGGTGATGGGCGTGCGACGGGCCTGAGCGGCGCGGAGGCGGCACGGGAGGCGCCCCGGGGCGGTCGCTCATCTACTCTTCCGCGCCATGCAGATCACCTGGCTGTCCGACGTCGCGCCGCGGCCCCGGCGCGTCGCCGTCGGCGAGTTCGACGGGGTCCACCTCGGTCACCGCGCCGTGATCGCGGGGAGCGACACCGTCCTGACGTTCGAGCCGCACCCGCTCGCGGTCGTGCGCCCGGAGGCCGCCCCGAAGCTCCTCACGAGCCTGGAGCTGAAGGCCGAGCTGATCGCCGGCCTCGGCGTCGAGGAGCTGATCGTCGTGCCGTTCGACGACGCGTTCGCGCATCAGAGCGCGCAGGCGTTCATCGACGACGTCCTGCTCGCGAAGCTCGGCGCGACGCACGTCTCCGTCGGCGAGAACTTCCGCTTCGGCCACGGCGCCAAGGGCGACACCGCGCTGCTGCGCGCGGACCGGCGCTTCGAGGCGCGCGTCGTCCCGCTCGTCGAGATCGAGGGCGAGATCATCTCCTCCTCGCACGTGCGCGGCCTCGTGCTCGCAGGCGAGGTCGAGCACGCGAGCCGCTTCCTCGGCGGGTCGTTCCGCATACGCGGAACCGTCGCGCACGGCGAGAAGCGCGGTCGCGAGCTGGGCTTCCCGACCGCGAACCTCGAGCCCGACCCCGAGCTGGTCTGCCCCGGCCACGGCGTCTACGCGACGCGCGTGACGTGGGAGGGAGGGGGCAAGACGTACTGCGGCGCGACCAACGTCGGCGTCCGCCCGACGTTCGAGACCGGCCTCGGCGTGCTGATCGAGGCGTTCGTCGTCGACTTCGACGGCGACCTCTACGACAAGCAGCTCACGGTCGAGTTCCTGAGGCGGCTGCGGGGCGAGCAGCGGTTCGACTCGGCCGAGCAGCTGATCGAGCAGATGCACCGCGACGTCGCCGCGGCGCGGACGGTCTGCGCAGGCGATTCTGCTACGCTGCCCGGCCGATGACGACCCTTACCAGCGAGCGCAAGCAAGAGCTGATCGCGAAGTTCGGCAAGGGCGAGAACGACACCGGCGCAGCCGAGGTCCAGATCGCCATGCTGACCGAGCGGATCAACGATCTCACCGAGCATCTGCGCACCCACAAGAAGGACCACCACTCGCGGCGCGGCCTGCTCATGCTCGTCGGCCGCCGTCGCCGTTTCCTCAACTACCTGCAGCGCAAGGACCTCGACGGGTACCGCGCGCTCGTGAGAGAGCTCGGACTCCGCAAGTGAGCGTGCTGCAGCCGGGCACGCCCGTGCCGGCCTTCACGCTCAAGCGTGAGGACGGGGCGTCGTTCACGCAGGACGACCTCAAGGGCAAGACGACCGTCCTGGTCTTCTATCCCTTCGCGTTCAGCCCGGTCTGCACCGACCAGCTCAACCTCTATGAAGAGGTGCTGGACCAGTTCTCCGCGCAGGGCGCCACGCTGTACGGCGTCTCCTGCGACTCGTCGTGGGCGCAGAGAGCGTTCCGCGAGAAGCTCGGCGTGACGATCGAGCAGCTCTCCGACTTCGAGCCGAAGGGCGCCGCCTGCACCGCGTTCGGCGTCCTGCACGAGGGCGGCTTCCCGCAGCGTGCGCTCGTGATCGTCGATCCCGAGGGCACGGTCAAGTGGAGCTACCAGGCGCCGTCGCCCGGCGACCTGCCCGGCGCCAACCTGATCTTCGACG encodes:
- a CDS encoding intradiol ring-cleavage dioxygenase, giving the protein MDERRKVGRREALVLLGGGGVAAAFGLSRLGGGDGADPVTTASATTGATTGVLSEDEALAEAAAATCVLTPELTEGPFWVPSTPQRRDVTAGQRGAALRLRLRVQDAATCRPLPRADVEIWHANAAGAYSGVDGDTRVWLRGHQVADRGGIVVFDTIYPGWYTGRTPHVHVKVHVGGREVHTGQLFFPDRVSRLVYARGVYAPRGGADTTNPDDGIYLQAGGSRAVLALRTIGGSGWLGRAVMGVRRA
- the rpsO gene encoding 30S ribosomal protein S15; translated protein: MTTLTSERKQELIAKFGKGENDTGAAEVQIAMLTERINDLTEHLRTHKKDHHSRRGLLMLVGRRRRFLNYLQRKDLDGYRALVRELGLRK
- a CDS encoding redoxin domain-containing protein; translated protein: MSVLQPGTPVPAFTLKREDGASFTQDDLKGKTTVLVFYPFAFSPVCTDQLNLYEEVLDQFSAQGATLYGVSCDSSWAQRAFREKLGVTIEQLSDFEPKGAACTAFGVLHEGGFPQRALVIVDPEGTVKWSYQAPSPGDLPGANLIFDGLAA
- a CDS encoding bifunctional riboflavin kinase/FAD synthetase, whose product is MQITWLSDVAPRPRRVAVGEFDGVHLGHRAVIAGSDTVLTFEPHPLAVVRPEAAPKLLTSLELKAELIAGLGVEELIVVPFDDAFAHQSAQAFIDDVLLAKLGATHVSVGENFRFGHGAKGDTALLRADRRFEARVVPLVEIEGEIISSSHVRGLVLAGEVEHASRFLGGSFRIRGTVAHGEKRGRELGFPTANLEPDPELVCPGHGVYATRVTWEGGGKTYCGATNVGVRPTFETGLGVLIEAFVVDFDGDLYDKQLTVEFLRRLRGEQRFDSAEQLIEQMHRDVAAARTVCAGDSATLPGR